A genome region from Spirochaetota bacterium includes the following:
- a CDS encoding long-chain fatty acid--CoA ligase: MGGDTIIDIFLDNALAYPHTTILKFKKNKGADYSDVTWKELRETTMAFACGLAKLGMKTADRMAILSSNRYEWIIADLGCMMMGGADVPVYHTNTPDQCAYIIRDSGSKYVVVEDELQLAKVLSKGKGLGLKKIILIHGKRPKQKNVISYSDLLEIGRKSFNALGGRIEKIARSIDPSKMATIVYTSGTTGPPKGCMVSHGNTVYVLKSIDDLIRIDPESNLSLMVLPLSHFYPRISGYYYNIFKNVPFAVAESIDTLAKNMMEVRPTYFTSVPRIFEKVHGRILNNVKQGSPLKRMIFSFAVTIGTMRSRGMNSKGHVSILLSLAFSLADLLVFKKIRDLLGGQLRFAVSAGAPLSAAVGEFIHSIGIQVIEFYGLTETLGGTMTTFEKCRYGTVGMPMPGFEVKIADDGEILIHGNNFLGYCNKPSLTKEILQGGWCYTGDIGYWDADGFLVINDRKKDLIVTSGGKKISPQNIENMLKKIPMVSNAMVYGDRKNYLTALITLDMADTKDYAKRHNIPGERFENLILSHDILRAVQKGIDRINENLAKYESIKKFIVLPREFLQEEGEITPTLKIKRKNITERFKNEISSMYGGDNQSAS, encoded by the coding sequence ATGGGCGGAGATACAATCATCGACATATTTCTGGATAACGCTCTGGCATATCCTCATACGACTATCCTCAAGTTTAAAAAGAATAAAGGGGCTGACTATAGCGACGTAACCTGGAAGGAATTGAGGGAGACGACGATGGCCTTTGCATGCGGCCTTGCAAAGCTGGGCATGAAGACCGCCGACAGGATGGCGATACTCTCGTCAAACCGCTATGAATGGATCATCGCCGACCTGGGATGCATGATGATGGGTGGAGCCGACGTGCCGGTATATCACACGAATACCCCCGATCAATGCGCCTATATCATTAGGGATTCAGGATCAAAGTATGTCGTGGTGGAAGATGAGCTGCAGCTCGCCAAGGTCCTGTCAAAAGGGAAAGGGCTCGGTTTGAAAAAGATCATCCTCATACACGGAAAGCGGCCTAAACAGAAAAATGTCATTTCATACTCCGACCTTCTTGAAATCGGCAGAAAAAGTTTCAATGCTCTTGGCGGCAGAATTGAAAAAATCGCCCGATCGATCGATCCATCGAAAATGGCGACTATCGTCTATACCTCCGGAACTACCGGCCCCCCGAAGGGGTGCATGGTGAGTCACGGGAATACCGTCTATGTCCTGAAATCGATCGATGACCTGATCCGCATTGATCCGGAGTCGAACCTGTCCCTGATGGTGCTCCCCCTCTCGCATTTCTATCCGAGGATATCCGGCTACTACTACAATATTTTCAAAAACGTCCCGTTTGCCGTCGCCGAATCGATTGATACTTTGGCAAAAAATATGATGGAAGTCCGCCCCACATATTTTACCAGCGTGCCCCGCATATTTGAAAAGGTCCACGGCAGGATACTGAACAACGTGAAACAGGGATCCCCGTTGAAGCGGATGATATTCTCCTTCGCGGTGACGATCGGAACGATGAGAAGCAGGGGGATGAACTCAAAGGGACATGTTTCCATACTATTGAGTCTTGCATTTTCGCTGGCCGATCTGCTCGTTTTCAAAAAGATACGGGACCTGCTGGGCGGGCAGCTCCGGTTTGCCGTATCGGCGGGAGCTCCGCTCTCGGCTGCGGTGGGAGAATTTATTCACAGCATTGGAATACAGGTGATCGAGTTTTACGGCCTCACGGAGACCCTTGGAGGAACGATGACCACATTCGAAAAATGCCGTTACGGCACGGTGGGGATGCCCATGCCCGGTTTCGAGGTTAAAATCGCCGATGACGGCGAGATATTAATACACGGCAACAACTTCCTCGGGTACTGCAACAAGCCTTCCCTCACGAAAGAGATACTACAGGGCGGCTGGTGTTATACCGGCGACATAGGATACTGGGACGCTGACGGCTTCCTGGTGATCAACGACAGGAAAAAAGACCTCATTGTAACATCGGGAGGGAAAAAGATATCTCCCCAGAACATCGAGAATATGCTCAAAAAAATTCCCATGGTTTCCAATGCGATGGTTTACGGGGACAGAAAAAATTATCTTACCGCGCTTATCACGCTCGACATGGCGGACACGAAAGACTATGCGAAGCGGCACAATATCCCGGGCGAAAGATTTGAGAATTTGATCCTATCGCATGATATACTGCGGGCGGTCCAGAAAGGGATTGATCGGATAAATGAAAATCTTGCGAAATATGAAAGCATTAAAAAATTCATCGTCCTTCCGCGGGAATTCTTGCAGGAAGAGGGAGAGATCACGCCGACGTTGAAGATTAAAAGGAAGAATATCACGGAACGCTTTAAAAATGAGATCTCATCCATGTATGGCGGCGATAATCAGAGTGCTTCATAG
- a CDS encoding gamma carbonic anhydrase family protein → MPVCSFKNKIPVIGKGTWIAPNAYVIGDVRIGRDCFIGFGATIRADFGTIIIGNASAVEEGVVIHGPGLTEIGNSVILGHLAMVHASIVRDFALIGMQALITDNSLVEEWAIVAEKSHVRKKQVIPSGTIFGGIPAEEVGKVTQRHRDLLALGQQAYKDLAAQYTETYREIEWIPSP, encoded by the coding sequence ATGCCGGTATGTTCATTCAAGAATAAGATCCCCGTGATAGGGAAAGGTACCTGGATCGCGCCCAACGCGTATGTTATCGGCGATGTACGTATCGGCAGGGATTGTTTCATCGGCTTTGGTGCGACCATCCGCGCCGATTTCGGCACCATAATAATTGGAAATGCGAGCGCCGTGGAAGAGGGCGTGGTGATCCACGGCCCGGGGCTTACCGAGATCGGTAACTCGGTCATCCTGGGCCACCTGGCGATGGTGCACGCGTCGATCGTCCGGGACTTCGCCCTCATCGGTATGCAGGCGCTCATCACCGATAATTCCCTCGTGGAGGAGTGGGCCATCGTGGCGGAAAAGTCCCATGTAAGGAAGAAACAGGTGATACCGTCCGGAACCATCTTCGGGGGAATTCCCGCTGAGGAGGTCGGCAAGGTGACACAGCGCCATCGCGATCTGCTGGCCTTGGGCCAGCAGGCCTACAAAGACCTGGCGGCACAATATACGGAGACTTACAGGGAAATTGAGTGGATTCCATCTCCATGA
- a CDS encoding 2-hydroxyacyl-CoA dehydratase — protein sequence MEKSGKSKKRLTTAKELSRIIIEYYQECNQARGMGKPVGWMPPMNGGIEIFYAMDLQPVFPENWSPICAAFGLTPENFRVTEEMGYSRDLCGYLRNINGYVYGLMKNGGGPLGGLPEPDLIISPGAGCIPVMKIFHIMEERFPDAKVFRADLPQVAVEDIREDHLRYAVSEINRLIEFLTEATGRTLDRDRLAEVVMLSDRACALWDEIMAYRKSIPTPFSAAEIGIMFVMVTRQGTQTAVDYLTRVRDEVRERALSKIGVIENEKVRLFWDNIPPWYNMGLLNYFETMGGVMVAETYSAAWSLRLDVKNPIETLAMKSLMSYPMVSCVSIKKRKEMVLKACREYHIDGAILHSNKSCHPITLGQMDIKRALEKDLGIPSLVIDGDHMDERNFSMAQFQTRADAFMEMLLQKK from the coding sequence ATGGAAAAATCCGGCAAATCCAAGAAAAGACTCACTACCGCAAAGGAGCTCAGCAGGATAATTATCGAGTATTACCAGGAATGCAACCAGGCCAGGGGCATGGGGAAACCCGTAGGGTGGATGCCCCCGATGAACGGGGGAATTGAGATATTTTACGCCATGGACCTCCAGCCGGTGTTTCCGGAAAACTGGTCTCCCATCTGCGCCGCCTTCGGGCTCACGCCGGAAAATTTTCGCGTCACCGAGGAGATGGGATATTCGCGGGACCTCTGCGGCTATCTTCGAAACATCAACGGATATGTGTACGGCCTGATGAAGAACGGGGGAGGCCCCCTGGGCGGCCTCCCAGAGCCGGATCTTATAATCTCCCCCGGGGCCGGATGCATCCCCGTCATGAAAATTTTCCACATCATGGAAGAGCGCTTCCCCGATGCAAAAGTATTCAGGGCCGATCTTCCTCAAGTCGCCGTAGAAGATATTAGAGAGGATCACCTGAGATATGCGGTGAGCGAAATAAACCGGCTCATCGAATTCCTCACCGAAGCGACGGGACGCACGCTCGATCGTGACAGGCTGGCGGAAGTCGTCATGCTCTCCGACCGGGCGTGCGCGCTCTGGGATGAGATCATGGCCTACAGAAAAAGCATCCCCACGCCTTTTTCGGCGGCCGAGATCGGCATTATGTTCGTCATGGTCACCCGTCAGGGAACGCAAACCGCGGTGGATTACCTGACCAGGGTGAGGGACGAAGTGAGGGAGAGGGCCCTTTCGAAAATCGGGGTTATCGAAAACGAAAAAGTGCGCCTTTTCTGGGACAATATTCCTCCCTGGTACAACATGGGCCTGCTGAATTATTTCGAAACCATGGGAGGAGTCATGGTGGCGGAAACCTATTCGGCGGCATGGTCCCTGAGGCTTGATGTGAAGAACCCGATAGAGACGCTGGCCATGAAGAGCCTGATGTCGTACCCAATGGTCTCCTGCGTCTCCATCAAAAAACGAAAGGAGATGGTGCTTAAGGCATGCAGGGAATATCACATCGACGGGGCAATACTGCACAGCAATAAATCATGCCATCCCATCACCCTGGGCCAGATGGATATCAAGAGGGCCCTTGAAAAGGATCTCGGGATACCGTCACTCGTGATAGACGGCGATCATATGGACGAGAGAAATTTTTCCATGGCGCAGTTCCAGACGAGGGCGGATGCCTTCATGGAAATGCTGTTACAGAAGAAGTAG
- a CDS encoding 2-hydroxyacyl-CoA dehydratase: MRSKMVEPFVEIVRNEQAYLTEIASRGKAIIGYFCTYTPLELIHSMGIVPVRLTGSSRQTDKAYSLVPSFICPYVRGALEKGLGGEYNFLSGIIQGYTCDAACGIVNIWEENIGGKLFYSMPLPYNKSAASGEFMRARMMDLVKMLESIGGDFQEGKLRSSLELYGEIRQAMLDMYTMRYRGSLPLSAGDFLYVVLAGFITPPADYLAMLKTLVSTFTTTATRKPDGVPILVSGSIIENTRLFEIVEDRGGRIVADDLCTGYRNFSPPSGSGKDAVDALIDRYMNRFPCPSRSRVLERLPHLADLIQASGAKGVLFLFQKFCTPHLADHPVLARELNAKGIPSLAIEIAESPDVDGQFMTRIESFLEILK, encoded by the coding sequence ATGAGATCTAAAATGGTCGAGCCCTTCGTTGAAATTGTTCGAAACGAACAAGCGTATCTGACTGAAATTGCCTCGCGCGGCAAGGCGATTATCGGATATTTCTGCACCTATACGCCCCTTGAGCTGATCCACTCCATGGGAATCGTCCCGGTACGATTGACCGGCAGCTCACGGCAGACGGATAAAGCCTATTCCCTCGTGCCAAGCTTTATCTGTCCCTACGTGAGAGGCGCGCTTGAAAAGGGCCTTGGCGGAGAATATAATTTCCTTTCCGGCATCATCCAGGGATACACCTGCGACGCCGCCTGCGGCATCGTGAACATCTGGGAAGAGAATATCGGGGGGAAACTCTTCTACTCAATGCCGCTCCCCTACAATAAATCGGCCGCTTCCGGGGAATTCATGCGCGCCCGCATGATGGACCTGGTGAAAATGCTCGAATCCATCGGGGGTGATTTTCAGGAAGGCAAGTTGAGATCGTCCCTTGAATTATACGGGGAGATCCGCCAGGCAATGCTCGACATGTATACGATGAGATATCGCGGGAGTCTTCCCTTGTCGGCCGGCGACTTCCTGTACGTGGTACTCGCCGGATTCATTACCCCTCCCGCGGATTACCTGGCGATGCTTAAAACCCTTGTATCGACCTTCACTACGACAGCGACGCGAAAACCGGACGGTGTTCCGATCCTTGTTTCCGGCAGCATCATCGAAAATACCCGGTTGTTTGAAATAGTAGAGGACCGCGGGGGAAGGATCGTCGCTGATGATCTCTGCACCGGTTATCGTAATTTTTCCCCGCCCTCGGGTTCCGGCAAGGATGCGGTCGATGCGCTGATCGATCGATATATGAACCGGTTTCCCTGCCCCTCGAGGAGCAGGGTTCTGGAGCGCCTGCCACACCTCGCGGATCTTATACAGGCGTCCGGCGCCAAAGGCGTACTGTTTCTCTTTCAAAAATTCTGCACCCCGCATCTTGCGGACCACCCCGTACTGGCGCGCGAGCTGAATGCAAAGGGCATTCCGTCCCTGGCCATCGAGATCGCGGAGTCACCCGATGTAGACGGTCAATTTATGACCCGAATCGAAAGCTTCTTGGAGATTTTAAAATAG
- a CDS encoding ATP-binding protein: MIKRAISGKVLQLADQYPVITITGPRQSGKTTLCRALFKHREYISLEDIDNREYARNDPRGFLKQFPNGVVIDEVQRVPGLLSYIQTAVDGKKGNGRFILTGSHQFDLLSSVTQSLAGRTALINLLPFTIDEIYAPKKTPDIDTVLYTGFYPRIHDQKLNPTEALSFYVNTYIEGDLRNIINIKDLSVFDRFLKLCAGRCGQILNLSSIGNDCGINHATVKNWVSILEASGILKLLRPYYKNFNKRLIKSPKLYFLDSGLVCYLLGINDPDHLMNHPLRGAIFESLVVSELIKKRYNAVKTDNLYYFRDNTGNEVDIIMDRGSETGQIEIKSGMTVASDFLKGLNFFKTLNKNAGPSYIVYGGNKSYEREGVTITSWRNVVNIDV; encoded by the coding sequence ATGATAAAACGCGCCATATCCGGGAAGGTTCTCCAGCTTGCGGATCAGTATCCGGTAATTACCATCACCGGTCCACGGCAATCAGGTAAAACGACCCTTTGCAGGGCCCTTTTTAAACACAGGGAGTATATATCTCTGGAGGATATTGACAACCGGGAGTATGCCAGAAATGACCCAAGGGGTTTTCTGAAACAATTTCCCAACGGGGTAGTGATCGACGAGGTCCAACGTGTCCCCGGCCTGCTTTCATATATCCAGACCGCGGTCGACGGCAAAAAGGGAAACGGCAGATTCATACTAACCGGGAGCCACCAATTTGACCTGCTGAGTTCAGTAACCCAGTCTCTCGCCGGACGAACGGCGCTCATAAACCTTCTTCCCTTCACTATTGATGAGATTTATGCACCCAAAAAAACTCCGGACATTGATACGGTCCTTTACACCGGCTTCTATCCCCGCATTCATGACCAGAAGCTGAACCCCACCGAGGCGTTATCCTTTTATGTAAATACCTATATTGAAGGAGATCTGAGAAATATTATTAACATTAAAGACCTTTCCGTGTTCGACAGATTCTTGAAACTCTGCGCGGGAAGATGCGGCCAGATTCTGAATTTGTCATCTATTGGGAATGACTGCGGCATAAACCACGCTACGGTAAAAAACTGGGTATCCATACTTGAAGCCAGCGGCATCTTAAAACTTCTCCGGCCATACTATAAAAACTTCAACAAAAGACTTATCAAATCACCAAAACTTTATTTCCTTGATTCCGGTCTTGTCTGTTATCTCCTTGGCATCAATGACCCGGATCATTTGATGAATCATCCTCTCCGAGGCGCGATTTTTGAATCCCTTGTCGTATCCGAGCTTATCAAGAAAAGGTATAACGCGGTTAAAACCGACAATCTGTATTACTTCAGAGACAACACGGGGAACGAGGTCGACATTATAATGGATCGGGGATCCGAAACCGGGCAGATTGAAATAAAATCCGGCATGACGGTCGCGAGTGATTTTCTCAAGGGCCTGAATTTCTTCAAAACCTTGAATAAAAACGCGGGGCCTTCTTACATCGTTTATGGTGGCAATAAAAGTTATGAAAGGGAAGGGGTTACGATTACTTCATGGAGGAATGTTGTCAACATAGATGTTTAA